A stretch of DNA from Halioglobus japonicus:
AACCGTCTCTGCCATGGTCTGGGGGATAATGTTCAGGTCGAACTCGGCGCCATTCACCGCGTTCACCGTGAGGCTGGTGCCGTCCACGGTAATGCTGCCCTTGTGGGCAATGTAGCGGGCCAGGTCATCGGGGGCGCGGAGCACAAAGCGGATCGAGCGCGCATCCTCATGCAGGCTCACCACTTCACCCACGCCATCCACATGGCCACTCACAATATGGCCACCGAGGCGGCTGGCGGGTGTCAGCGCTTTTTCGAGATTAACCTTGGAGCCGGGCTTGAGATCGCCCAGCGTTGTAAAGTTCAGGCTCTCTACCGAGACATCGGCCCAGTAGCCGTCGCCGGGCAGTTCGATAACAGTCAGGCACACGCCATTGGTGCAGATGCTGTCGCCCAGAGCCACGTCGCCCAGGTCGAGTTTGCCGGTGTGAATGCGCAGGCGCAGGTCTCCCCCGGAGGGTTGCATCGCGGCAACTTCGCCAACGGCCTGGATAATGCCTGTGAACATAATCTACCTTCTCAAAAAACGTTAATCGCAGCCGAAAGCTGCAGTGCCTGGCGACCGGCTCGCGTAATGCG
This window harbors:
- a CDS encoding riboflavin synthase, which encodes MFTGIIQAVGEVAAMQPSGGDLRLRIHTGKLDLGDVALGDSICTNGVCLTVIELPGDGYWADVSVESLNFTTLGDLKPGSKVNLEKALTPASRLGGHIVSGHVDGVGEVVSLHEDARSIRFVLRAPDDLARYIAHKGSITVDGTSLTVNAVNGAEFDLNIIPQTMAETVFGDYQPGTRVNLEVDVIARYLERLMQGDDAAKPGAGSLSMATLAENGFLK